In Methanofollis aquaemaris, the genomic window ACGCGGCAGGTCCCGGCGGCGAACATTCCCAGTTCAATATACAAGATAGGGCCACGTAGAAATCCCCATACTCTTTACAGACCACTCTGATCCCACACCATCCCACATCAATCGCGCCCGGCGGGGCATGACCATACGATTGGCAGGAAGAGAGTGTGTGCCGCCCCCCACCTATTCTCGTCATGGAGGGATCGGGGGAGGAGCACCTTAGCATTCCTCGTCCTCCCGGTGGAGTGGCCCGTCGATCACGTCGGTGCCGGTCGGAGTCATCCCTGATTCACACTCCAGAAGAGGATTTCTGGAGAGCCAAAAAAAAATTTATCCCTGGCAGCCGGCAGGGCCTTCATCATCCTGTGTCGGACCGAAAACGACCTCAAGGACGCCGTTCCGGTAAGTCATCCACTCCACTTCAAGATCAAAGGAAGGGAGATCGACCTGCTTGCTGTACTGCCTCCCATGGTTCGCCGCGTCGATGTGCAGCACCGAACCCTCCTGCCAGACTCTGATCTCCTCCTCCTGCATCCCGGGGATCTCGGCGGTCACCAGATATTGTCGCTCGGTCTCCTGGACCTCGACCCAGGGCTCGTTCTGGTTCTCGTCATCTTCGACCACGTCCCCGCCGCTTATCTGGGACCAGACCGGTGGCAGGACATGACACCGCCCCCCCTGGATCATCAGGTCGACCCTGAACGCGATCGACCGGCCAGTGCCTTCCGCCATCGCCCGGCAGACCATCCGCCTGATATATTCATTGAGTTGCTGGAAATCTTCGTCTGGAATTTCAGAGTACATACTGATTGTGCCCCCCTTGTGGGTCCGTCGCCCGCAGGCTTGTCCACAAAAATATACTGGCCGCGGGATAATAGGAGTTTGGATGAGGGCACCCACGACCATTATTTGTGGTACGGCTCTCCCCGCAGGATTCTGAACGCACGGTAGACTTGCTCAAGAAGGATAACTCTGACCAGGGTATGGAGGAAGGTCATCCTCGAAAGCGAGAGGCGGAGATCAGAACGGACATAAACCGCATCGGAAAGACCCAGGGGTCCGCCGATCAGAAACGAAACATCCCGCACCCCCTCGATCTCCCACCGGCCAAAGTGCTCGGCGAGTTCTTCGCTCGACCATGCCACACCCGCGGGGTCGAGCGCGACGACCAGGGCACCGTCAGGGACTGCGGCAAGCAACCGTTCCCCCTCCCGCTCCTTGACCTGCACCTCCTCGGCCGGAGAGGCGTTCTTCGGGATCCGCTCGTCCCGCACCTCGACGACCTTCGCCCCCCCGTATGGACCCAGACGTTTCTCGTACTCTGCGATCCCCTCGGCAATGTAGCGCTCCTTCGCCTTCCCGACGGCGACGACACTGATCCGCATATCTGTCCCTCCCTTATTCCTCTATCAGGAGGATATTTACCCGCTCACTCCAGCGCCCCGATGTCCTCGTCCCAGAGTGTCGGGCGATCCAGAATAAACCGGTGCATCATCTCACGGCATGCGAGCAGGTCGAGGTCGACCACCTCGACCCCGTGCTCCTCCAGAAAGTCCCGGGCCCCGGCAAAGTTCGCCGACTCCCCGACGACCACCCGCGGGATCCCGAACTGGACCACCGCCCCGGCACAGAGATAGCAGGGCATCAGGGTGGAGTACAGGACACAGTCCCCATACCTCCCGACCCGCCCGGCATTCCGGAGACAATCGATCTCGGCATGGAGAATGGGATCGTCCTCCTGCACCCGGCGGTTGTGCCCGCGGCCGATCACCGCACCGTCCCGCACCAGCACCGCACCGATCGGGATACCCCCCTCGGCAAGGGAGGCCCGCGCCTCCCGCGCCGCCTCTCCCATGAACCGATCCATCAGTCTCACGATCGTACCTGCGTGTCATCAGATATAGAGTCTCCCAACCGGGCCTGCTCCACGGACAGAAAAATCTCTAAATAATAAAGATAACTGGATGAGTGGTGATAGCATGCAGAGAAAATACACCATTTTCCTTGTCGCCGTGCTTTTTGCTGGAATGATCGCCATTGCCAGCGCAGCAACCAGCGACGAAGGTCTGATCGGCGGGGACAAAGGCTACTTCGCCGTACACTGTAATGTCGACGGGGCGAAGGTCTACTTTGACGACGACCTGAAGGGCGAGATCAAGGACGGCCGCCTCCTGGTCGAAGTCTACACCACCGCAACGCCGTACAAGACGATCAGCGTCGAGGCGGACGGGTACCAGACGCACACCGCACCGATCCTCGAGTACCCGGCAAAAGACCAGACCGTGGACCTGACGGTGACCCTGGAGCAGGCACCCATCGGCGGGGACAAGGGGGCATACCTGGTGAAGTGCAATGTCGACGGAGCAAAGGTCTACTTTGACAACGACTTCAAGGGCGAGGTCAAAGACGGAGAACTCCTTGTCGAGATCTACACCACCGGCACCCCGTACAAGATGATCAGCGTCGAGGCAGACGGTTATGAGACCTACACCGCACCGATCGAGACCTACCCGGCAAAGGGTGAGAGCGTCGAACTCGACGTCACCCTCGAGCAGGCACCCATCGGTGGGGACAAGGGGGCATATCTGGTGAAGTGCAACG contains:
- a CDS encoding Hsp20/alpha crystallin family protein, encoding MYSEIPDEDFQQLNEYIRRMVCRAMAEGTGRSIAFRVDLMIQGGRCHVLPPVWSQISGGDVVEDDENQNEPWVEVQETERQYLVTAEIPGMQEEEIRVWQEGSVLHIDAANHGRQYSKQVDLPSFDLEVEWMTYRNGVLEVVFGPTQDDEGPAGCQG
- a CDS encoding nucleoside deaminase, which produces MDRFMGEAAREARASLAEGGIPIGAVLVRDGAVIGRGHNRRVQEDDPILHAEIDCLRNAGRVGRYGDCVLYSTLMPCYLCAGAVVQFGIPRVVVGESANFAGARDFLEEHGVEVVDLDLLACREMMHRFILDRPTLWDEDIGALE
- the rlmH gene encoding 23S rRNA (pseudouridine(1915)-N(3))-methyltransferase RlmH translates to MRISVVAVGKAKERYIAEGIAEYEKRLGPYGGAKVVEVRDERIPKNASPAEEVQVKEREGERLLAAVPDGALVVALDPAGVAWSSEELAEHFGRWEIEGVRDVSFLIGGPLGLSDAVYVRSDLRLSLSRMTFLHTLVRVILLEQVYRAFRILRGEPYHK